AAACACAAGATTCCCAAGAAATGGCTccaacaaaaagaataaataaatacgcTTCCAAATTTCTTGGAGAAAAAAGCTAAAGCGTAAACCACACCCATGTGaaactaaaaatcaaaatatatgaGCATCAGCATTTGGTAAAACTGAGTCCTGCGAAATACTGAACTGAGCATGAATATAAATGAATGATTTACAGGGAAATAATATGATTACATTGCACTATCATCATCACTCTTATCAACGTTGAGCAAGCCCCACCTACAATACAAAGAAAGACGAGCACACTAAATAAAACGAGACaacaacaataaaagaaacagCAAGGCTCTCAGAATCTACAATATATTCGGCAAAAATTCACAAGCAGTCAGATTTCCACTGAAGAGCTTCTGATCTAAGCATCAATCCACCTTCAACACTGAATCAGTTATGTTCGTGTAAACCTCTTCCATTTTTTACATAGTATTTCACTCTGCATTCACCAAcaagaaaagctaaagaaataagatttcTGATACTCGTTCTTGTGCATCTGGAGGAATCTCCCTTCCCGGAACCTGGACCTTCAGAAGATTGGCGTACCTGTAAAAAAGATGTATtctgttaataaaaatatcaatttgtAGTTTGACTAAAATCAACAGACAGGTGATAGCAATTACTCTGCGGCTGTAAACACGTGATCGTGCTCTGTGATGAAAGCAAGCAAGGCCTGTGAAACCACAAAGAAAAGGACGATCTTAGTATTTCTAGTACAAAGCTCGATGCATGATAAGGCACCTAAATTGAGTTGACTTGCCTCAAATGGCATGTTTAATAGTTCATAATAAGTGCGGACATGATCTAATCTCTGCTGTACAGCTTCACTATCAATGGATGGAATAGCAGCTAGGGCCTGCAATGTTAACAAATTTGAGCTGCACATTAAATTTGGGAAGTTCAAATTCAACCACTAGCAGTAAACTTTAGAAAAATACAGAGTTCAGGCAGGTCTAAATAATCTTATGACATCCCTAGCATAGCATGAACTCCTGATATGATGACAAAAAATTCCACTAAGGCAAACATGAGGCAGAAGATGGGCTGCATAAGGTGTAATTTTTTACCTGTTCCAGTGCGATTGAATTCCGACATATCTGCTGAACCCCGAAGAGATTAATGGATTTCATGTCAGCCAGAGCCTAATAAAACAGCGTGTTTCTAATGTTAGTCCAAATAAGAACAGCTTCCGCTACATGTAAGGAAGCTAAACTTTGATGAGGAAAAAAATGCATGTACTTTTCATACTCTACCAAAACCTTTATGGAAACAATAAATCCAGACCTTTATTGATGCATTTGCTGCAATACTACAAATTCCGCCAAATATGTAATTCCGCTTTATCCCCGCAACAAAAGGTGCCATTTCCTCATCCCTACGAGTTATCTAAGGGCGCAGAAAAGGGAGACAGATTAAAATTGATTCTGACAGGTGATAGCAGAGTTACATGCATgataaataatactaaaagTGGATATCTGATATGATGACCATGGTACACAAGCAAATCTGCATCAATCAGAACCGAAAGATGGGAAAATAAATTGGCAAGCCCTAGAAGAATCTACAAGTACAAACAAACATAATTCCTCATTATGCACTACAAACAGTTTCTAGACACCCCTTAGTTTCTCAGCATGAAAACACATTTGCCACACAGACCAAGAAATAGAGAAGGACAGATAGTTGATTAGCCATCAAAGAGGAGAATACAAACATCAAACTTTGGGTTCTCAAAGACAAAACATGTATGCAGGTAAGGTTACTATAAAGTGCCAATAAACCTTTGGATGAAGATAGGAACCTGTGCAGTGAGTGAAATAAGGAAGTCATCTGGTTCTTCTGCATCTTCATCCTCCAAGTATTCCCTGTTCGTCATTTCCTATTTGAAGATATTTCAAATgcaaaattaatatgaaatatcTCACTCCAAATTGGAAACAAGAATCCATCATGCATACATTCTCAAACCTGCATATGGAAAATAGTCTCCAACTGCATCTCCACACGCAACACCTTCAGGCAATCAATTGCCAGTTTTCTGTAATCATCTGCAAAGGATGGCAGACTCTTGCCATTTACTTCTTGATTTGATGTCCTTAAAGTTGTTTGTGCAAGCCTGTATATTATGCCAAATGTTTccttcatataattttttgtaataatattCATATGACATATTCTAAAGCACAATTTTATGCTTCAGAGTGCAATAATTTCATAGACAGTCAGTTCTGCAAAGGACGCAAAGTGTAGAACGAGCCTAACAAAGTATCTCTTTCCTGGCAGTGTacatgtgtgtgtgtgtgtgtgtataacCTTAAACATGCAAAAGTGAAATTGGATGATGTCATTATGTTagacttaattgaaaaaattcgACTTTCTCCAAGCATGTCCAAAGAAATAAATCATGAAGACAGCTGCTCCACCTACACTTTTGAATCAATACTTTTGGAAGGATAATTTTAAGCCTATATCTAATAAGGTTGCTGCAGCCTGATTATGATAGCTGGATGGATGCCAGCAGAGAAGCcaataaacttttttattcAAGTCCTCTATTAGACAAAAGATCAGCATTATCCATTTATTTTAGGGTCCAGAAGTACTATATAAGAGTAAATTCAAAATAGCTGTAAAGTCCATCACCAATATGATGTCCTTAATCTTAGCAGCAAATCCAGACTAGGCAACTTCACTGCAAAAGGCCACCCCACTATAGGGATGGCACCTGTCCGCTTCTAGGGcagaataagaaaagaacaagaGGTAACAGGCACCAATCACAGAAGCTCAAATAATCTCCAAAGACCAAAGGAGTATGGTATGATCAAAGGAGTATGGTATGTCAGACCTCCCAAAAAAATTAGCAAATCGACATTCATGCGCAATTGAAAATACAAGAACTGTTGTCTTTCTAAAGCCGGTTACTTCTCCAACTGctcaaatccaaaaaaaatGCAGCATAGATATATAAAACTTTAAGATCTTACCTTTCAATTGAATCTGCAACATACTCCAATGAATCACTAAGAGATGCCAGCAAAATCAGTTTGTTATCATCACGAATAAGATTTTCCTGCAAATGAGTGAGACACAAGTAAGAGACAGGGCAAAGATAATTTGTAAGCCTAGTCACATAGTAGAGAAAATCCCAATGCAATAAATATCAACTCACAACAAACAAATAGTAAACTTAAAATTTCTGTTGAAAACTAAAATCTAGTAGCCTGTGGAGAGGAATGGAAATCCCAAAACTCGCACACCATTAATAGCACAGAAAGCTAGCAACTTTGTCCCTTTGTCACTCTTTAGGGAGAAAGAAAGTGTAGTTGAAAAGGCCTCTGAAACAGCCACAAATTGGATGACAGAAGTGCACTTATATTACCTGCTTGATAGGCTGCAAATTCAAGAATAACTCTCCCAGTTCTGATTCAATCTCAGTAGCAGCTGAGGCATCATTAACCACATTTGACTTGCCAAGTGGATTTGGTAAGCATGAACTTGCTGGATCAAGTCGCATCAATTTCTCAATATCATGCCTCCCAATCAGCATGTAACTCTGCTTCTCAAGAACTGCCTGATACATGACGaacaaaagaaagattaaCAAATACTATGTGGTATTGCACAAAAATAATGTCAATGATGTATAACAGATAGATGCAAGGACCATCTCACTTCCAATAAACAAGTTCCACATGCACTGAAATTAGGTATAGTCACGAAATAAAATCCAATGTTATGTACATATATTGAGCCTCATCTTCTACTTCTgcagttattatttttaatcccATGTTATTTATACAAAGCTGCAAACCTTGTCACTGGGATGCAAACAAGAGGATCCAAGGCGAGAATTAGCATGCTCAAGCTAATATGGtttttaaagagagaaatgtACAAATCTTTTCTGTCAAGCCATGTTCAACATAGCGCAGGCTTATTAACTGAGCTGAAATCAAGTGAAGaaatttctcaattattattagtaactaAAATCATTCAcaaatttagtattttctttcttactgTACTAAGAACTGCTGAGTTAATGACAAACAAGCAATTATGATAATTATGGTTGCTTTTGATACGAAGCCTATtgttttaagtttttcttGCATACAAGTATAACCCTAAACTTATGTTATTTCCAATTTAAGGAATAACTAATGATTGGAAGTAAATTCCAAAGGTAAAATATTAACTGGCATTGTGCATCCCAACTCCCATTAACATGCAGCATTGATGTTCTCCTTAAGCCAAATTCATCAGAGTTGAATCTCAGACCATATATAATTCATCAAGAGCAACTCACTTTGTCCTGGAGAGGCCTGTCCCAATCCCCTCCCTTGCATCTTCCTTTAATTACACTGATGTTGTTTCTTTTGAGCAACACAGGTCAGCCAACTGAGAGTTACATGGGACGTGTGCAGAGTAAAGACTGATGCACCATGCTatgaaccctaaaccctaaactgAAGATAAATGACAAAAGTACCATGGGGAATCATTTTAAAAGCCCAGAAAGTGGAAAAGCACGTATTTGATTTATCCTACACCCCTCTCTCTCCAAATTCTTTATATGCACATAAATATAACAGCTAACCACTCTTCATTATCACCGTCCATTCCAAACCCAAACcccatttaattttcttttctctttcccCTTTTCATCTCTTGAACTTATCCATCTAACaacaattctaatttggtCCCCAATCCAATCCAGACAGACATTTCACTTGGAACCAAGTTCTCAGGACTCTCATCAGTGGGAGCGTGGATGTTTTGGGTGCTGATGACCACGTTATGACCATATTGCTCGGTTGGCTTGGCGTAAACCAGAAGCTTCTAAAGCACTACGTTGGATGATACAATTCAAAAGGGATTCACACTATTAAATTCGCTGTTGAAGTGGGATAGTGCTTTGGTTCGAGAAGTGGATTACTGCTCTGGCAATCTTAGTAGGAAGATGATAGAGACTGTATTTTTCACACCTTTAGCAACAGATGTTTCTTTGTGTAGGTTTGAttgaatttattgaatttgtTCGTCCCATTTGTGTTTTGTTTTGTATTCAATCAGGTCATATTGACCCTAGAACATGTGTTGTAAGAACTTCTAGTAAATTTACAAGATTACAAGCTATAAACTAGCCTATGCTgacaaatcaaagaaaaaatgcataagaaatttattgtaataatGCAAGAGAAATTAACAAACAGCACCATTAACGATCCTAACAAAAACAATGGATAAAGATATATATTCTTGCCTCCATATATGATGTTCGACATCTTTCATATGTACGCTCTAGAAAAGTTTGCACATACTTCACAAGGTCACCAGAAAATTTAGGCATAGCTTGTGCCCACCCAAGCACCTAGAATAAATGACAATTGcagttagatttttttaaatcaaacaaATGTGTGAAATGAAAGTAGCTGAGGGaatgttaaaaagaaaaaaaaaatatcctatgacataaaataaataaataaactttgcTTCCCAGATTTTGCCAATCTGAACCATATAATAAGTGATACTTATTCAAGGATGGCTGACTGATAAGATAGCACTTGCCTCTTTTGCTAAGAAATCTATTGCCAAAAGTCCCTGCAATACAGGTCTACCCTTCTCAATTGACGGGGTATAAGTAGCAGTAGTGTGCGCCCTTGGACGAAAGGCAGCTGGACCTGTAGTAGTAATTTACCAAGTCAAAATTACAAagcaacaaaaaaattaaagaaaaaacacagATAAAGTTGAAGCACTCATGTGTTAACACAATTTCAGACAACATTCAACAATCTTTGAATACAGCATGCAATTGCACTATGTTCAGATGTTTATGTAGCTCTATATTCCAGCTCCCCAAGTTTAACAAGTTGGACAAAGACAAAGGAAACTGCATGCTCTGATCAACCACCGACCAAGCCAGCATAGGCACATATTAAACTTTTCCTCCGCGCTCATTGTATAGATATTAATGGAATCAAATTCTTGTCTTGTCGATTCTTTATGTACTTAACTGGCTGGCACTGTTATACATGTTAGTAGTTTTCATGCATCTTAGTGTTATCTCTACGGCTGTAGTGAGCACCAAGTAGCATAGCACTTGGAGAGTTTTGAGATGGAAGATGATCGCAAAACGAGATAAGTCTCAACAATTTTGGAGCTACTCAAGGCAACACTAATAAATACATACttgagataaaaataaattgaattagtcAACGAGAAGCAATTCTTTGTATTAAGAGGGGAACACTGGATACagaatattaaagaaatcaCCACAGGGAAAAAGCATGTATTATAGGATATGAAACTTTCTTGATATAGCTTGCTGAACACCCTTCCGATAGTCCACAAACATAGTTGGCAAGAAATGGTCCTTTACAAAGTTCTCCACAAACGCTAGTAATCCATCATTCCTGCAGGGTATatgttgaaaatatataacCACAATAACATTTTAAGAGATTCTACAAGAGCATGGAAAAGAGAGAGCcaacaaattatataaaactaaGTAGCATATGAACAGTTATAAACATGCAAGTAAGAAAATTCTGCTCAAGACCATCATGTAACCAGATTGAAATACAATGCAGTTAAATCTAAAGggtaaaattactaaaaattgtCAAGTTTAAGTCCTTATTACTATAATTAGTGAAAAGTGCACAAATCTTAGGGGAGAGCTGTACTGTAAAAGTATACTCGAGTCATAGAGCAACATAAAATTCAGTTAAAATGTTAAGGATTAAACTGTTATGAAGACTTTTACAATTTCATAAAGCAAAAATTCACTGGGACAGGGGCTCCCCTTGAGTAAAGGTTTCCACGGCCACTTGACCAAATGATGATCCTAAATCAATTGCTCAGAATGTAGAGCCATTAACAAACCTTAGAAACTGCATCTATGAAATAACACAAACCAAAAAGTTTTTGAAGCCAAAGCTAATGGGgtatttattaatctttctttGTATAAACACAGCAGCAAGGACTCAGGTTGAAAGAACCAAAAAATTGtgggaaaaaataatgaaaataacaaGACATACTACAAAACATGCATAGttgatttcaattttgaaAGGAACAGAAAAAGGTAAACTACTCTGCAAATAAGTGGCAAAGACTACTCTGCAAATAAGTGGCAAAGTGACTGCAGTCCATAAAAGTCAAAAACCTCTACGCAATTCATTGAACAAAGACATTTATTAGAATCATCCAAAAGTTTGTGAAATATAAAAGCAAGAGTATGGCCATCAACTACTGAGTTGCATCAATGACTAGTAGCAAAAAATCCTTTAGGAGTCTTTACCATAGCACTCAAGAGCCAAGTCGAATAATGTTCCGTTATGAGCTTAAACACCCTCGTATCAATTAACAAACTATAACACTCCGTAGAGCACTTCAATATTATGCAGGAGCTATATAAGCCAGtaaaaatgcaaatgcaagGTGTAAGAACACGCCTTTGCCATGTTGAATCCCTAacttttttcttctccttcccTCCTTACCCTTTAGTTTTGGTTTAGGAGCCACTACTCCAAAGCagcatttttaaaaaaaactgATAGTAGAATCACATAGAACTCCTACCCTTCAATGTAGTTGGAATTTTGTCATCACAATATTGCTCACGCACTTTGCACATTATGCATCTTTAATCCTATGGTCGACACCCACATTGCTTCcccatcttttttttttttttttgagaatgCCTAGGAAAGGGAAAATCTGTACTTTTTATGCCATCTAAACCAACTCCATTTCAACTACTTCTATCGTTGAAATTGCAAGGCATATGATTTGTTTTGATTCTACTTGAAACCTTTAGACTCTAGGATGCTTCTTCATAACTCTAGCTTCCAGTCAACTCCAACTCAAATTTGATCTAAAGTATGCACAAATATTTTCACCTGAGGATATCCTCTTGTGCGAAAAGGtaatgaataatatatatcaGGAAATAAAGATCCCATCAGATATATTGGTAATGAATACAATAGAACCATCATAGTGCAACTTCTACTGCGCATACTAAAAACAATATCAGCAAGAAAACTCTCTCGAGTCATCATACTGATCTTCAAGTTTGTAACCTTACGATGTCCCTTCATGATAATCAATTTCTAGCACATATAGATTCTCACATCTTCTAATTAAACAGTAACCATGATGATACATCAGAGCAGAAGACTTTCAATTCAAAGGAGAAAGTTGCAAGGTTACATGCAACCAATTCAGTGCTTTGGCATGATCAACATGAGTGAGAGATGGAGATCTGTTCAACAGGAGGATCCTATTATGAACCCACATAGCTAAAAGTACATAAGAAACAATTTAGACCCAAGAATAAAGAGCATTCAAATCCAAATGCAGGAGGCTTCCTGAATTTTGGACTATAAGAGAAGTCAGACTTACGCAGTCCTTCCTAGCACTGAAGGAGGCAACTCATAGTAATAAAAACTCGCAATTAACAGCAAGAGGTGATAATTGTACTAGCATAAATTTCAGCACATCTTGATATAGCTGTAAATTTTACATGTTTGCATCACGTTGTGGATGATTATATAACAGGAGTATCAAACTGCACCAGTCCACATCACCTGTATAATCCTGTACTAGGTAATAAGCCGGAATGTATCATCCGATCCCAATATAGGTGCCTTGAACTCCATAACACAGTGGCCGATATAGTACATATTGACCGTGTTTTGATACCTTTTTCTGTAGCCCAGCAGATAAGACAATTTGAACTTTGAAGAGCCGCTAATCAGAATCCCCTCAACTTTTCCAGATAAGGTAAATTTCAGCAGCTATAAAAGTGCAACAACCACAAGCACTAACTCCTGCTTCAGCTACAAGTTTTACAATCTACTTAAAAGAACTAGTACATAGGGCAGCTTAGACAGTTGCACTTattcataattcatatataaataactaaaactaaaccaACCATATGCCCACTACTTCTATTCTTTtgaaatgtatatatttacttCTTTTAAGATGAAACACCTCAACAGCTACAAAAGGAAAATGACAATCCAAACCAAACAAGGTGCATCATTTCCTGGTTGCACTTACAATCATGCAATGATTCTTGTTGTCTTATAGATACATGTTATACATGATTAAGCTACAACTAAGAGAAGCACCTCAAAGAATAAGATGCTCTTCACCTCTACAATAAGGAAGAGATAAGAGATTTTAGGTTTTAATTCCTCGCATGCTAAAACCTTTTAGCACTCAAGATACTGACTCCTAGCGCACAAAAATTTGCAACCCTTTCATGTTTCATGTTCAAAAGCCAATTTCAAAGTTCGTCCTAAATAgccattaagaaaaaataaaaataaataaataagtaacaGAAGATGTAGCTTTGATACAGCAAGCAAATATATGGCAATGAAGGAAGCAGACTTCCACGCATCAGATGTTCAGCAAAACTACAAGTGCTGAAAGTAAAAGGTCAATAAACatccttttctcttctttacACATTATTACAATTTTTCGCCCACCCCTAATTCTAAACCGTTtgagaaataagaaagaaGCAGTGTGATTTCCAAGCTTACCCGAGTTGCGAATACTTTTTTGGCAGCATTGAAGCAACCTTATCTGTaaactgaaaagaaaatcaatttagaaatggccaagaaaagaaagcccTGAACTAATAATACATGTAGGCTTCCCAGCGATTAATTCCAAACCTGAAGAACAGGCCGGTATACAGATGCTGCAAGATATATGCCTTGCTCAGGTAAGACAGCAGCAGATCCATAACCTTCTTGCAAGACATTTGGACCCTTCCTAGTCCATCCTTGACGAATGAGATCAGCACCTAATAGTGGACGATTGAGGCATATATAGATGAAAAACAATCAAAGGACACGCTAGTAAAGACAGAATCCAAGACTTAAGGAAAAAATCAATTGTGGAAAAGCAAATTGACAAAGACTGCAGCATGATTGAATTGCTCGAAGAACTGATCATCTCATAGTAAGAGCACAAAAGATGGATCaacattttattttgcttCTGTTAAATAGGTTTCttcatataaatttacaaCTTCCAGTCTGTCATCTCAAGCCTGCTTTCAATATATTCTACTAAAttgacaaaaagaaattccctTTTTATTCTggaaaatatcataattacaTTCTGATACAACTTGAGAATGTAGGCTATATTTAAGAAAcatcaaaacaaacaaaattaagcCACCTGATTGTACCAGGCCACCTGATTGTACCAGGCTCaaccaaattataaaatacttcaATATGGTAAAACTCCAGCAATAATGATTACTAGAAATGTCCGCACAATTCCCTACGTAAAAATTCTTATATCAACCATTAGCATGTTACATTTTAAGATAAACAGCATGAAATTAACCACAATTTAAGAGGCTTATTGGTTAGGCAAGAAACCCCAACAAGGAATACTACCAAGTCATTTAGTTCAAACTACTTAGGTATCTTCTATgctttttccttattacaaggTGCAATGCATATCCCATATGTATTTTCAGGAAGATTTTTGGTGTGGCCAGTTCTCATCTGTTCCCTCATCAGAAACTTCTGCTTTTCACATGCTCTTAACTCCCAATTTGTCACCCACTGCAATAACAAATTCTCTAGGAAATTCCAAGTATTTTGAGAATTTCAATGGTAGAAAGGTATAAGAATATCTTCTTTGCTTGCTTTGCGAGATTCAGTCAGTAATTTAGGAGGACTTGGTTTCCGGATGGAGGGTACCATGCACAATAACcagatttttttctttgaacttTTAGTGAGACAAGGTGGTTTTAATGGCTCTTTGCAGGCTTGTGCTGTATTGACCTTCAGAGGACTGTCCTTATGAGCTATTCAACTTGGTTAAAAGGCACTGCTTTACTATTCTTGTTTTAATGTGTTgcttattactttttattgaCATAGGAGGATAccttattctttatgtttcttgAAAAATTCCCTGTCTTATCAGATATATGCCCAACCAAATTTTCTAGTTAGATAAATTTAGGATAATTTACTGTTCAGCTAAAAGAAtgaactttctttttctctgttATTGCCAAGCCTTGATAAGTAATAGTGTTTTAAGTTTAAACACTCAACTATGAAGATTCCAACATTGACACATGATTTTGAGTACAAGGCAGAGCTGTATACACCATGGTTCCATGAATctctaatataatatagaaataaataattgataatgaAAGAACACTAAAAATATCATCAGTGGCAACTGAAAATTAGTAATGCAATCCAGATTACTAAGATACAAATAAATGTAGAGCAGACTAGCATGTGTACAAATAAAACAAGTGATGGAAATTCTTGAAAAGTAACCAAATTTTGTTAGTGAATGTCTGACAATGTCATCTAGTAATAGTTCTGTACTAGGTGATCTAAGTACTTTTCTAATCTCACCTTATTTAAGACAACTACTCGCAGGAGTCAGGTCTACAACCTCTACACTTCTCTTTGAGAATTTACTCTTACATTAGACAATGGCCAGTATCCTTAAGCTCAGAATTTATAAGCTTCATCAAACTACCAGTTATTATCAAACAAAGGAATCATTATGAATGACATGgtacaattttttttctcaataaacttacaaatatatagtTTCTTTATAATGGAGAATAATCTATTGCAACAGTACAAAATTTAGCATACCCTGGTTAGGAATAGATATACTAGCATCTGTGAATCGAAAAGCAAAGGTAAGGCCATCTTCTGAACCATCCCTGTTACCAACAAGAATTAGGACAGAAATCATTAGACAACTAGCACCAAATTGTATAATATCACTGTACAATTTTCACTCTTCTTCTTAAATGATCATAAGCTTAAGAACGAAGAAGAATAAGGACTAACAAAGCAAATAATAAAacggaaaaataaaaattttcttagtagaattgtataaaaaatcataattctTACTTCTTCTCCTTGGAAGGAAACTTGCTTGCGAGTCTAGCAGTTTGGACTGCAGCATCAGCAGATGCAGCTTCAGGAGTAGCTCGAAGAATCTCACATATAAGTTGTTGGCATTCACTCTTTGGCACAAAGtattgaaaacaaaaaaaaataataagaattagaaTAAATGATTCCAGGAAAACAATCATATTTTGTGCAGACTAATTTCAAGATTTTAAAACCTACTATTTGAAATTAGACAAATATCAAAACCCAAAATGCAACCTGCAAAACTGTCAAGGAAAAGCCAATGCTGTAACCTCCAGTAGCTTGAGATGCTTCAGAATCGGGGTTCCAAGTCACATCAATTGTCACCGACCTTGGTGTGTTCATGTCAGCACTCTGAGCAGATTTTGACTCCAGTAGTTCTCCAACAACAACATGATTCTCTAACCACCACAGAGCCAAAGAATAAgctttaatttcaaaatttatagagcaacaattttataatcttaCCAAATATTTGAACAACAGTGTCCAAAATTGAATCAAGAAGCTCCTTTGCAGCGGCTTGTGCTTTTCCTGCAGGAGCCATGACTGGTGAAACAGGGCTTACTGACAATAAAGTTGCTGCTAGTGATATCCCATTCTGACGCTTCTGTTTTGGTAACTGATAACTTTCTAACTGTCCTTTCACAAAATGAAGACCTGTTGTAACAGTTTGGGAAGCTTGACAAATGCTAGACCTTGAAGAATTGACATGTTCTGCATGAGCTTTTATCTTGGAAGTAATAATGTCATGAATTGTGGGTCGCAATCTCTGGCTGTTAGAGAATATCCAATTTAAGAATACTCTTCAAACAAAAATCGATGTAACTAAAAACACTGAAGGTATTGATTGCAGATTCAAATCACACAAAATATAACACTGAAAAATTTACATCGTCCAACAACATTGTATGTTATCAAGTAGAACCAAAATGGACACTtggttttaatcttttatccATGTACACACATATCAATTCTCAACTCAATTGCACCATATGTTCATTGATTCTCAACTCATTCAAACAGACAGGTATTCAATCTATGTCCACAACTTCTTTTTGGTAGAACAGAAATAACCCCAACTAGAACTTTGCCGGTGCATAATCAtgacaaaaatttattatttatgccTGTCAACTGACATAAATATGGATAACATCAACATTTGTTTTATTCGCCATCTAAATGAGGATTAGGATTGCATGcatgaataattaattgagaATCTTCCACTTTCTTATAAgtagacaaagaagaaaactatgagaaaataaatgcACAGAAAGACTAGTCCAGTATTGaaatttctcctttttatgTATCCTTTTGTTGGGCATTAGTTTCCCTTGAAAGAAATTTCATAATCTATCAAtcaatttgttctttttcacTTTACCTTTTGGGCTTAAGGG
The Ricinus communis isolate WT05 ecotype wild-type chromosome 1, ASM1957865v1, whole genome shotgun sequence DNA segment above includes these coding regions:
- the LOC8270335 gene encoding exocyst complex component SEC8 isoform X2 produces the protein MGLFDGLPVPPDKEYLRAEISRIDESWAAARFDSLPHVVHILTSKDREAEAQVLKEQSDVVEEVVDEVVHAYHSGFNKAIQNYSQILRLFSESTESIATLKVDLAEAKKRLGARSKQLHQLWYRSVTLRHIISLLDQIEGIAKVPSRIEKLIAEKQFYAAVQLHVQSALMLEREGLQTVGALQDVRSELAKLRGILFYKILEDLHLHLYNKGEYSSVVSSLDERDDELPTTTAVAFTMSNSQSLSRRTRLMKGDNHGFVDGSYRPGSVDGGSSFDGHDEEGNLDMHDEANLDGQAATMRVIGGDGNAKDMKILARQLPSWLSNSTPDEFIEAIKKSDAPLHVKYLQTLVECLCMLGKVAAAGAIICQRLRPTIHDIITSKIKAHAEHVNSSRSSICQASQTVTTGLHFVKGQLESYQLPKQKRQNGISLAATLLSVSPVSPVMAPAGKAQAAAKELLDSILDTVVQIFENHVVVGELLESKSAQSADMNTPRSVTIDVTWNPDSEASQATGGYSIGFSLTVLQSECQQLICEILRATPEAASADAAVQTARLASKFPSKEKKDGSEDGLTFAFRFTDASISIPNQGADLIRQGWTRKGPNVLQEGYGSAAVLPEQGIYLAASVYRPVLQFTDKVASMLPKKYSQLGNDGLLAFVENFVKDHFLPTMFVDYRKGVQQAISSPAAFRPRAHTTATYTPSIEKGRPVLQGLLAIDFLAKEVLGWAQAMPKFSGDLVKYVQTFLERTYERCRTSYMEAVLEKQSYMLIGRHDIEKLMRLDPASSCLPNPLGKSNVVNDASAATEIESELGELFLNLQPIKQENLIRDDNKLILLASLSDSLEYVADSIERLAQTTLRTSNQEVNGKSLPSFADDYRKLAIDCLKVLRVEMQLETIFHMQEMTNREYLEDEDAEEPDDFLISLTAQVPIFIQR
- the LOC8270335 gene encoding exocyst complex component SEC8 isoform X1, whose protein sequence is MGLFDGLPVPPDKEYLRAEISRIDESWAAARFDSLPHVVHILTSKDREAEAQVLKEQSDVVEEVVDEVVHAYHSGFNKAIQNYSQILRLFSESTESIATLKVDLAEAKKRLGARSKQLHQLWYRSVTLRHIISLLDQIEGIAKVPSRIEKLIAEKQFYAAVQLHVQSALMLEREGLQTVGALQDVRSELAKLRGILFYKILEDLHLHLYNKGEYSSVVSSLDERDDELPTTTAVAFTMSNSQSLSRRTRLMKGDNHGFVDGSYRPGSVDGGSSFDGHDEEGNLDMHDEANLDGQAATMRVIGGDGNAKDMKILARQLPSWLSNSTPDEFIEAIKKSDAPLHVKYLQTLVECLCMLGKVAAAGAIICQRLRPTIHDIITSKIKAHAEHVNSSRSSICQASQTVTTGLHFVKGQLESYQLPKQKRQNGISLAATLLSVSPVSPVMAPAGKAQAAAKELLDSILDTVVQIFENHVVVGELLESKSAQSADMNTPRSVTIDVTWNPDSEASQATGGYSIGFSLTVLQSECQQLICEILRATPEAASADAAVQTARLASKFPSKEKKDGSEDGLTFAFRFTDASISIPNQGADLIRQGWTRKGPNVLQEGYGSAAVLPEQGIYLAASVYRPVLQFTDKVASMLPKKYSQLGNDGLLAFVENFVKDHFLPTMFVDYRKGVQQAISSPAAFRPRAHTTATYTPSIEKGRPVLQGLLAIDFLAKEVLGWAQAMPKFSGDLVKYVQTFLERTYERCRTSYMEAVLEKQSYMLIGRHDIEKLMRLDPASSCLPNPLGKSNVVNDASAATEIESELGELFLNLQPIKQENLIRDDNKLILLASLSDSLEYVADSIERLAQTTLRTSNQEVNGKSLPSFADDYRKLAIDCLKVLRVEMQLETIFHMQEMTNREYLEDEDAEEPDDFLISLTAQITRRDEEMAPFVAGIKRNYIFGGICSIAANASIKALADMKSINLFGVQQICRNSIALEQALAAIPSIDSEAVQQRLDHVRTYYELLNMPFEALLAFITEHDHVFTAAEYANLLKVQVPGREIPPDAQERVSEILFL